The following are from one region of the Anabas testudineus chromosome 2, fAnaTes1.2, whole genome shotgun sequence genome:
- the LOC113163153 gene encoding SLIT and NTRK-like protein 1: protein MLLWIVLLNAALCVAGGNVTRDVCKEQICSCNEVEGDLHIDCEKRSFTTLQHLTGPSSQFYHLLLHGNSLSRLFPNEFANFYNAVSLHLENNGLHDIVPGAFLGLQLVKRLHINNNKIRSFRKSTFLGLDDLEYLQADFNLLRDIDPVVFRDLNKLEVLILNDNLISALPINVFQHVPITHLDLRGNRIKTLPYEGILEQIPGIAEVLLEDNPWDCNCDLVSLKEWLENIPRNALIGRVICEAPTRLQGSDLNETSEEDLCPSQSGGVDASLVAPPTQEETSEPVARGPRPTPYKPSGDASGPPTPGGHGPKSRSKSRENWQLKTKPTPVVTGVNGDREQLHNITCPQPCNCKLVGSRQGLGVNCEGKKIESLSSLKPKPLTAYELNMRDNNIHAVKKNQLLGYSSLNLLYLGGNNIKVIDNGTFQNQSELRWLYLDKNYLDTLVAEMFVGLVNLEYLSLEYNDIQLIVAGAFSPMPNLRVLFLNNNLLKSLPVDAFLGISLSKISLHNNYFPYLPVAGVLDQLNSIIQIDLHGNPWDCSCNIVPFKQWTEKLGSDVIVSDLKCESPEEFWKRDFRYVRNDLMCPKLYDRISPTSLSKNSTFTLDSGTRSNSYLEPNRVSISVLVPGLLLVFVTSAFTVVGMLVFILRNRKRSKRRDGNSSASEINSLQTVCDSSYWHSGPYHADGGAHRGFDCSTHLSTTNDA, encoded by the coding sequence ATGCTGCTTTGGATTGTTCTGCTGAATGCGGCTCTTTGTGTTGCTGGTGGAAATGTTACAAGGGACGTTTGTAAGGAGCAGATATGCTCTTGCAACGAGGTCGAGGGAGATCTGCACATAGACTGCGAAAAAAGGAGCTTCACCACTCTGCAGCATTTGACTGGCCCGAGCTCGCAGTTCTACCACTTGCTGTTGCACGGGAATTCTTTATCGAGGCTATTTCCCAACGAGTTCGCCAACTTTTACAATGCTGTGAGCTTGCATTTGGAAAACAATGGTTTGCACGACATTGTTCCCGGCGCCTTCCTCGGACTGCAGCTGGTGAAGAGGCTGCACATCAATAACAATAAGATAAGATCATTCAGGAAGAGTACGTTTCTGGGGTTAGACGACTTGGAATATCTCCAAGCTGATTTCAATCTATTGAGGGATATTGACCCCGTTGTTTTCAGGGACCTAAATAAACTTGAAGTGTTAATACTTAACGACAACCTCATCAGTGCGCTACCTATAAACGTGTTTCAACATGTGCCCATTACGCATCTCGACCTGCGGGGAAACCGAATCAAAACGTTGCCTTATGAGGGGATCCTTGAACAGATACCGGGCATTGCGGAGGTTTTGTTGGAGGACAACCCGTGGGACTGTAACTGCGACCTGGTTTCTCTTAAGGAATGGCTGGAGAACATACCGCGCAACGCGCTCATTGGGAGGGTGATATGTGAGGCTCCCACCAGGCTGCAAGGGAGCGACTTGAACGAGACGTCAGAAGAGGATCTGTGTCCTTCACAGAGCGGCGGCGTGGATGCCAGCCTGGTCGCCCCTCCCACCCAGGAAGAGACCTCAGAACCTGTGGCCCGCGGGCCCCGTCCCACGCCTTACAAGCCCAGTGGAGACGCCAGCGGACCCCCGACACCTGGCGGCCACGGACCCAAGAGCCGATCCAAGTCTCGTGAGAACTGGCAGCTGAAAACGAAGCCCACTCCAGTGGTGACAGGTGTGAACGGGGACAGGGAGCAGCTGCACAACATAACGTGCCCCCAGCCGTGCAACTGCAAGCTGGTCGGCTCCAGACAAGGGCTGGGGGTCAACTGTGAGGGGAAAAAGATCGAGAGCTTATCCAGCCTCAAACCTAAGCCCCTGACCGCTTACGAGCTGAACATGAGAGATAACAACATTCACGCAGTGAAAAAGAATCAGCTGCTCGGCTACTCCAGCCTCAACCTGCTTTACCTGGGAGGGAACAACATCAAGGTGATTGACAACGGCACTTTCCAAAACCAGAGCGAGCTGAGGTGGCTGTATTTGGATAAGAACTATCTGGATACGCTGGTGGCAGAGATGTTTGTGGGCCTCGTGAATCTGGAATATCTCAGTTTGGAATACAACGACATCCAGCTGATAGTGGCAGGGGCTTTCAGCCCCATGCCAAACCTGAGGGTTCTGTTCCTCAACAACAACTTGCTCAAATCTTTACCCGTGGATGCTTTCCTTGGGATTTCTTTATCCAAAATTAGTCTGCATAATAATTACTTCCCCTATCTCCCCGTGGCTGGCGTGTTAGACCAGCTCAACTCGATCATACAGATCGATTTGCACGGGAACCCGTGGGATTGCTCGTGCAACATCGTGCCCTTCAAGCAGTGGACGGAGAAACTCGGGTCCGATGTGATAGTGAGTGATCTCAAGTGCGAGTCCCCTGAAGAGTTCTGGAAACGAGATTTCCGCTACGTCCGGAACGACCTCATGTGCCCCAAACTCTATGACAGAATCTCCCCCACCTCCCTGTCCAAAAACAGCACTTTCACCCTGGACTCGGGGACGCGCTCGAACTCTTACTTGGAGCCCAACAGGGTCTCCATTTCAGTGCTCGTCCCCGGGCTGCTCTTAGTGTTCGTCACGTCCGCTTTCACTGTCGTAGGGATGCTTGTGTTCATTTTGCGGAACCGAAAGAGGTCAAAGCGGAGGGACGGGAACTCTTCCGCGTCGGAGATCAACTCCTTGCAGACAGTGTGTGACTCCTCTTATTGGCACAGCGGGCCTTATCACGCAGACGGGGGCGCGCACAGGGGCTTCGACTGCAGCACGCACCTCTCCACGACAAACGACGCGTAA